One stretch of Serinicoccus hydrothermalis DNA includes these proteins:
- the aceB gene encoding malate synthase A: MARTDAPITLDLPEGVQVTGELRPGYEEILTRTALELVADLHRALEPRRQQCLAARADVVRRVAEGEDLDFLADTEQIRSDDSWQVAEPAPGLVDRRVEMTGPTDRKMTINAMNSGARVWLADQEDANTPLWENVVEGQRNLRDAISGTIAFTSPEGKEYALTTTDQQQLPTIVMRPRGWHLDEKHVTVDGERVAGGLVDVALYLCASAQLQLDAGKGPYFYLPKMEHHLEARLWNDAFVLAQDALGIPQGTIRATCLIETYPAAFQMEEILYELREHSAGLNAGRWDYLFSVIKTYRTRGADFVLPDRASVTMTAPFMRAYTELLVRTCHRRGAHAIGGMSAFVPAKDEEVNAAAYEKVRTDKEREAKDGFDGSWVAHPAMVPTCREVFDAVLGDRPNQLDRTREDVDVSAADLLAVADTPGEVTEQGLRANIEVAIAYLSVWLTGRGAVAIHNLMEDAATAEISRSQVWQWLHQGVTLADTGEQVTRELVQRLTDEVLATMDGGPEQYRDATDLFLEVAVAEDFADFLTVPAYETMP, from the coding sequence ATGGCCCGCACCGATGCGCCCATCACCCTGGATCTGCCCGAGGGGGTGCAGGTCACCGGTGAGCTGCGGCCCGGCTACGAGGAGATCCTCACCCGCACCGCGCTGGAGCTGGTCGCCGACCTGCACCGCGCGCTGGAGCCGCGGCGTCAGCAATGCCTGGCCGCGCGCGCGGACGTCGTGCGCCGCGTGGCCGAGGGCGAGGACCTGGACTTCCTGGCCGACACCGAGCAGATCCGCTCCGACGACTCCTGGCAGGTCGCTGAGCCCGCACCGGGCCTCGTCGACCGCCGGGTCGAGATGACCGGCCCCACCGACCGCAAGATGACGATCAACGCCATGAACTCCGGCGCCCGGGTGTGGCTGGCCGACCAGGAGGACGCCAACACCCCGCTGTGGGAGAACGTCGTGGAGGGGCAGCGCAACCTGCGCGACGCGATCAGCGGCACGATCGCCTTCACCTCCCCCGAGGGCAAGGAGTACGCCCTCACCACGACCGACCAGCAGCAGCTGCCGACGATCGTCATGCGCCCGCGCGGGTGGCACCTCGACGAGAAGCACGTCACGGTCGACGGGGAGCGGGTGGCCGGCGGCCTGGTGGACGTCGCCCTCTACCTCTGCGCCAGCGCCCAGCTGCAGCTGGACGCCGGCAAGGGACCCTACTTCTACCTGCCGAAGATGGAGCACCACCTGGAGGCGCGACTCTGGAACGACGCCTTCGTCCTCGCGCAGGACGCGCTCGGCATACCCCAGGGCACCATCCGGGCCACCTGCCTCATCGAGACCTACCCCGCGGCCTTCCAGATGGAGGAGATCCTCTACGAGCTGCGCGAGCACTCGGCCGGGCTCAACGCCGGCCGGTGGGACTACCTCTTCAGCGTCATCAAGACCTACCGCACCCGGGGCGCCGACTTCGTGCTCCCCGACCGGGCCTCGGTCACCATGACCGCGCCCTTCATGCGCGCCTACACCGAGCTGCTCGTGCGGACCTGCCACCGGCGCGGCGCGCACGCGATCGGGGGCATGTCGGCCTTCGTCCCGGCCAAGGACGAGGAGGTCAACGCCGCGGCCTACGAGAAGGTGCGCACCGACAAGGAGCGGGAGGCCAAGGACGGCTTCGACGGGTCGTGGGTGGCCCACCCGGCCATGGTCCCCACCTGCCGGGAGGTCTTCGACGCCGTCCTCGGCGACCGGCCCAACCAGCTGGACCGCACCCGCGAGGACGTCGACGTCTCGGCCGCCGACCTGCTCGCGGTCGCGGACACGCCGGGCGAGGTCACCGAGCAGGGGCTGCGCGCCAACATCGAGGTGGCCATCGCCTACCTCTCGGTCTGGCTGACCGGCCGCGGGGCCGTCGCCATCCACAACCTCATGGAGGACGCCGCCACCGCGGAGATCAGCCGCAGCCAGGTGTGGCAGTGGCTGCACCAGGGCGTCACCCTGGCCGACACCGGCGAGCAGGTCACCCGCGAGCTGGTCCAGCGGCTCACCGACGAGGTCCTCGCCACGATGGACGGCGGCCCGGAGCAGTACCGCGACGCGACCGACCTCTTCCTCGAGGTGGCCGTCGCCGAGGACTTCGCCGACTTCCTCACCGTGCCCGCCTACGAGACCATGCCCTGA
- a CDS encoding DUF4870 domain-containing protein: MTQNPPPPSGQPWQDPQQGAQAYPQGGSPGSPAYGQPGSGPAPVQGDEKSMMILAHLSGPLAMLLSVGWVPFLGPLLIWLFYKDRSAAVRTASAGAFNFNLTMTIASVALWISVILTIGIGFLWAVPGWILIFVVQLWCHIKGALRAADGRVYDYPFQIRLLS; this comes from the coding sequence ATGACCCAGAACCCACCTCCCCCCAGCGGCCAACCCTGGCAGGACCCCCAGCAGGGTGCGCAGGCATACCCCCAGGGCGGCAGTCCCGGCAGTCCCGCCTACGGGCAGCCCGGCTCCGGCCCGGCACCCGTGCAGGGCGACGAGAAGTCCATGATGATCCTGGCCCACCTCTCCGGACCGCTGGCGATGCTGCTCAGCGTCGGCTGGGTGCCCTTCCTCGGCCCCCTGCTCATCTGGCTGTTCTACAAGGACCGGTCCGCTGCCGTGCGCACGGCGTCCGCCGGGGCCTTCAACTTCAACCTGACGATGACCATCGCCAGCGTGGCGCTGTGGATCAGCGTCATCCTCACCATCGGCATCGGCTTCCTCTGGGCCGTCCCGGGCTGGATCCTCATCTTCGTCGTCCAGCTCTGGTGCCACATCAAGGGAGCGCTGCGGGCCGCCGACGGCCGGGTCTACGACTACCCGTTCCAGATCCGTCTGCTGAGCTGA
- the hemW gene encoding radical SAM family heme chaperone HemW — MPSTFPPGEPAPEDGALPPAALEGMRSRHFSVYLHVPFCRVRCGYCDFNTYTLPELDDGAAPEGYLAAAGAELEVAARALSPGSPGPVSTVFVGGGTPTMLAPAALGSLLAGVRDRWGLVPGAEVTTEANPDTITPAVAEQLAAQGFTRVSLGMQSAVPHVLRTLDRTHDPAGVARAVTAVRGAGLQVSLDLIYGTPGESLEDWRSSLEAAVALEPDHVSAYALVVEPGTRLHGQVRRGEVPAPDDDDEADKYELADEVLAAAGYGWYEISNWARSPEHRCAHNVAYWSGADWWGIGPGAHSHVGGVRWWNVKHPRAYADRIGQGLAPVHAREVLDAEQRYAERVLLGVRLGDGLPVDDLRPVGRTAVAGLVADGLLDGRAAVRGRAVLTLRGRLLADTVVHRLLPG; from the coding sequence ATGCCCTCCACCTTTCCCCCGGGTGAGCCCGCGCCCGAGGACGGCGCGCTGCCGCCCGCGGCGCTGGAGGGTATGCGCTCGCGCCACTTCTCGGTCTACCTGCACGTCCCGTTCTGCCGGGTGCGGTGCGGCTACTGCGACTTCAACACCTACACCCTGCCCGAGCTCGACGACGGTGCCGCGCCCGAGGGCTACCTCGCGGCCGCGGGCGCCGAGCTCGAGGTGGCCGCCCGGGCGCTGTCGCCCGGGTCGCCGGGACCCGTGAGCACCGTCTTCGTCGGCGGTGGCACGCCGACCATGCTGGCGCCGGCCGCGCTGGGCTCTCTCCTGGCCGGGGTCCGGGACCGGTGGGGGCTGGTGCCGGGGGCCGAGGTGACCACCGAGGCCAACCCGGACACCATCACCCCGGCCGTGGCCGAGCAGCTCGCCGCGCAGGGGTTCACCCGGGTGAGCCTGGGCATGCAGTCCGCGGTGCCGCACGTGCTGCGGACCCTGGACCGGACCCACGACCCGGCGGGGGTCGCGCGGGCGGTGACCGCCGTACGCGGGGCAGGGCTCCAGGTCAGCCTCGACCTCATCTACGGCACCCCCGGCGAGTCGCTGGAGGACTGGCGCTCCAGCCTGGAGGCGGCGGTGGCGCTGGAGCCGGACCACGTGTCGGCATACGCCCTGGTCGTGGAGCCCGGCACCCGGCTGCACGGTCAGGTCCGGCGCGGCGAGGTGCCGGCCCCGGACGACGACGACGAGGCCGACAAGTACGAGCTCGCCGACGAGGTCCTCGCCGCAGCCGGCTACGGGTGGTACGAGATCTCTAACTGGGCCCGGTCACCGGAGCACCGGTGCGCCCACAACGTGGCCTACTGGAGCGGGGCGGACTGGTGGGGGATCGGGCCGGGCGCCCACAGCCACGTCGGCGGGGTGCGCTGGTGGAACGTCAAGCACCCTCGGGCGTACGCCGACCGGATCGGGCAGGGCCTCGCCCCGGTGCACGCCCGGGAGGTTCTCGACGCCGAGCAGCGGTATGCCGAGCGCGTCCTGCTCGGCGTGCGCCTGGGCGACGGCCTCCCGGTGGACGACCTGCGACCCGTGGGGCGCACCGCCGTGGCCGGGCTCGTGGCCGACGGGCTGCTCGACGGCCGGGCCGCGGTGCGGGGGCGGGCGGTGCTCACGCTGCGGGGCCGGCTGCTGGCCGACACCGTGGTGCACCGGCTGCTCCCGGGGTGA
- a CDS encoding fasciclin domain-containing protein translates to MRISKGILAVSMASMLALSACGGGGEDMSDDAGAAAESASEDMASEDDMADDEMATEDDMAMDPAANLVGPGCEDYAAMVPDGAGSVEGMAQDPVAVAASNNPLLTQLTAAVSGEVNPDVNLVDTLNGDEFTVFAPVDEAFEAIDDETMGTLAEDSELLTSILTYHVVPGQMTPDEVVGEQTTAQGETLEVTGSGDDLMVNDASVICGGVQTANATVYLIDGVLMPQG, encoded by the coding sequence ATGCGTATCTCCAAGGGAATCCTTGCCGTCTCGATGGCCTCGATGCTGGCCCTGTCCGCCTGTGGCGGTGGGGGAGAGGACATGTCGGACGACGCCGGCGCCGCTGCTGAGAGCGCCAGCGAGGACATGGCCTCTGAGGACGACATGGCCGACGACGAGATGGCCACCGAGGACGACATGGCGATGGACCCGGCCGCCAACCTGGTCGGGCCCGGCTGCGAGGACTACGCCGCGATGGTGCCGGACGGCGCCGGCTCGGTCGAGGGCATGGCCCAGGACCCGGTCGCGGTCGCCGCGAGCAACAACCCGCTGCTCACCCAGCTGACCGCGGCCGTCTCCGGCGAGGTCAACCCGGACGTCAACCTCGTCGACACCCTCAACGGTGACGAGTTCACGGTGTTCGCGCCCGTCGACGAGGCCTTCGAGGCCATCGACGACGAGACGATGGGCACCCTGGCCGAGGACAGCGAGCTGCTGACCTCGATCCTCACCTACCACGTCGTCCCGGGCCAGATGACCCCGGACGAGGTCGTCGGCGAGCAGACCACCGCCCAGGGCGAGACCCTCGAGGTGACCGGATCCGGTGACGACCTCATGGTCAACGACGCCTCCGTCATCTGCGGCGGCGTCCAGACCGCCAACGCCACCGTCTACCTCATCGACGGTGTGCTGATGCCGCAGGGCTGA
- a CDS encoding GNAT family N-acetyltransferase yields the protein MTGHEIVITADDRPERAELLGLYDAVGWSAYTTDPEALEAAIAGSTRVVTARYGDDLLGLARVISDGASIAYLQDVLVRPELQREGVGRALVVAALEPFDRCRQKVLLTEDEPRQRAFYEALGWTEIRDHADGQLRAYVQLSTSSVT from the coding sequence GTGACCGGGCACGAGATCGTCATCACCGCCGATGACCGACCGGAGCGTGCAGAGCTGCTGGGCCTGTACGACGCCGTCGGGTGGTCCGCCTACACCACGGACCCCGAGGCTCTCGAGGCGGCGATCGCCGGCTCCACACGGGTCGTCACCGCTCGCTACGGCGATGACCTCCTCGGTCTGGCCCGGGTCATCTCGGACGGGGCGAGCATCGCCTACCTGCAGGACGTCCTCGTCCGTCCCGAGCTGCAGCGCGAGGGCGTGGGGCGTGCCCTGGTGGTCGCCGCCCTGGAACCCTTCGACCGGTGCCGCCAGAAGGTGCTGCTCACCGAGGACGAGCCCCGCCAGCGCGCCTTCTACGAGGCGCTGGGGTGGACCGAGATCCGCGACCACGCGGACGGCCAGCTGCGCGCCTACGTGCAGCTCAGCACCTCGTCTGTGACCTAG
- the lepA gene encoding translation elongation factor 4, with product MSPLARPDTVPQPAATPPEVIRNFCIIAHIDHGKSTLADRMLQVTGVVDQRQMRAQYLDRMDIERERGITIKSQAVRMPWTATQEPGPRSSGSERPQGAPSRERTYVLNMIDTPGHVDFTYEVSRSLAACEGAVLLVDAAQGIEAQTLANLYLAMENDLVIIPVLNKIDLPSAQPEKYAEEIAGLIGCDPQDVLRVSGKTGEGVPELLDRIVDEIPAPVGDAQAPARAMIFDSVYDTYRGVVTYVRVVDGSLSPRERIAMMSTKATHELLEIGAISPEPAATKGLGVGEVGYLITGVKDVRQSKVGDTVTGERRQATKALGGYKDPRPMVFSGLYPIDGSDYPILRDALDKLKLNDAALVYEPETSGALGFGFRVGFLGMLHLEIVRERLEREFNLDLISTLPNVSYDVLLDDGTEIEVTNPSEFPAGKIASITEPVVRGTVLAPSEFIGAIMELCQSRRGTLLGMDYLSPERVELRYTLPLAEIVFDFFDALKSRTRGYASLDYEPSGTQEADLVKVDILLQGDTVDAFSAIVHRDKAYAYGVQMAGKLKELIPRQQFEVPVQAAIGSRVIARETIRAIRKDVLAKCYGGDISRKRKLLEKQKEGKKRMKMVGSVEVPQEAFIAALSQDGSVAEPAKSKK from the coding sequence CTGTCTCCGCTCGCCCGTCCCGACACCGTGCCGCAGCCGGCCGCGACCCCGCCGGAGGTCATCCGCAACTTCTGCATCATCGCGCACATCGACCACGGCAAGTCGACCCTGGCCGACCGTATGCTGCAGGTCACCGGGGTGGTCGACCAGCGGCAGATGCGGGCGCAGTACCTCGACCGCATGGACATCGAGCGCGAGCGCGGCATCACCATCAAGAGCCAGGCCGTGCGGATGCCGTGGACCGCGACGCAGGAGCCTGGTCCACGGAGCAGCGGGAGCGAGCGACCGCAGGGAGCTCCGAGCCGTGAGCGGACGTATGTCCTGAACATGATCGACACCCCCGGGCACGTGGACTTCACCTACGAGGTGAGCCGGAGCCTGGCGGCGTGCGAGGGGGCGGTGCTGCTCGTCGACGCCGCGCAGGGGATCGAGGCGCAGACGTTGGCCAACCTCTATCTCGCGATGGAGAACGACCTGGTCATCATCCCGGTCCTCAACAAGATCGACCTGCCCTCCGCCCAGCCGGAGAAGTATGCCGAGGAGATCGCCGGCCTCATCGGCTGCGACCCCCAGGACGTGCTGCGGGTGTCCGGCAAGACGGGGGAGGGGGTCCCCGAGCTGCTGGACCGCATCGTGGACGAGATCCCGGCGCCGGTCGGCGACGCGCAGGCCCCCGCGCGGGCGATGATCTTCGACTCGGTCTACGACACCTACCGCGGCGTGGTCACCTACGTCCGGGTCGTCGACGGCAGCCTGTCGCCCCGCGAGCGCATCGCCATGATGTCGACGAAGGCGACGCACGAGCTGCTGGAGATCGGCGCGATCAGCCCCGAGCCCGCGGCCACCAAGGGCCTGGGCGTCGGGGAGGTCGGCTACCTCATCACCGGCGTCAAGGACGTGCGCCAGTCCAAGGTCGGTGACACCGTGACGGGGGAGCGGCGCCAGGCCACCAAGGCGCTCGGCGGCTACAAGGACCCTCGGCCCATGGTCTTCTCCGGGCTCTACCCCATCGACGGCTCGGACTACCCGATCCTTCGTGACGCCCTGGACAAGCTCAAGCTCAACGACGCCGCGCTGGTCTACGAGCCGGAGACCTCCGGCGCCCTCGGCTTCGGCTTCCGCGTCGGCTTCCTGGGGATGCTGCACCTGGAGATCGTCCGCGAGCGGCTGGAGCGGGAGTTCAACCTCGACCTCATCTCCACCCTGCCCAACGTGTCCTACGACGTGCTGCTCGACGACGGGACCGAGATCGAGGTGACCAACCCCAGCGAGTTCCCTGCGGGCAAGATCGCCTCGATCACCGAGCCCGTGGTCCGCGGCACCGTGCTCGCCCCGAGCGAGTTCATCGGCGCGATCATGGAGCTGTGCCAGTCCCGGCGCGGCACCCTGCTGGGGATGGACTACCTCTCCCCGGAGCGGGTGGAGCTGCGCTACACCCTGCCGCTCGCCGAGATCGTCTTCGACTTCTTCGACGCGCTGAAGTCCCGGACCCGGGGGTATGCCTCCCTTGACTACGAGCCGTCCGGCACCCAGGAGGCGGACCTGGTCAAGGTCGACATCCTGCTGCAGGGCGACACGGTCGACGCCTTCAGCGCGATCGTGCACCGCGACAAGGCCTACGCCTACGGCGTGCAGATGGCCGGCAAGCTCAAGGAGCTTATCCCGCGCCAGCAGTTCGAGGTCCCCGTCCAGGCGGCCATCGGCTCCCGGGTCATCGCCCGGGAGACGATCCGCGCGATCCGCAAGGACGTCCTGGCCAAGTGCTACGGCGGTGACATCAGCCGCAAGCGCAAGCTGCTGGAGAAGCAGAAGGAGGGCAAGAAGCGGATGAAGATGGTCGGGTCGGTCGAGGTGCCGCAGGAGGCCTTCATCGCCGCGCTCTCCCAGGACGGCAGCGTCGCCGAGCCGGCCAAGAGCAAGAAGTGA
- a CDS encoding molybdopterin-dependent oxidoreductase, protein MTTTRTRRTARAAGAGSGLLAGAAGVLAGEGLASVLGVTGPVVAVGNRVVDLTPRPVKEWAIETFGSADKLVLLSGVLVVLAVALAALGVVGVRHRAAALTGLTVLIALAAAAMLLDPAQGAGSWEVVACVAVMLGVGLGGLAWMLSSLQAPARDTGPRRRSVLAAASGVAAVGAVGAAARTVGDRSAGPQSLDLPQPATSADPVPSGVSFDVDGLTPHVTPTEDFYRVDTALQVPQVDARDHVLRITGMVDRPLELTVGDLLERDLVERRITMTCVSNPVGGDLLGTATWIGIPTRELLAGAGVQDGADAVRSVSTDGFTAGTPLGVLTDDRGALVALGMNGGPLPAEHGYPVRMVTPGLYGYVSATKWLTELEVTRFEDFTAYWTDRGYAAKAPIKLSSRIDVPGSFAQLDAGDVTVAGVAWAQTVGVERVEVRVDEGEWHDAELGVEDSDQTWRAWRWVWPAEPGNHRLEVRATDRAGKVQTSRREPIAPDGSTGWHSTTVTVS, encoded by the coding sequence ATGACCACGACACGCACCCGCCGGACGGCCCGCGCGGCCGGAGCCGGCTCCGGCCTGCTCGCCGGGGCCGCCGGTGTGCTCGCCGGCGAGGGGCTGGCGTCGGTCCTGGGGGTCACCGGACCGGTCGTGGCCGTCGGCAACCGGGTGGTCGACCTGACCCCCCGCCCGGTCAAGGAATGGGCCATCGAGACCTTCGGCAGCGCGGACAAGCTCGTGCTGCTCTCCGGGGTGCTCGTCGTCCTCGCGGTCGCGCTCGCCGCCCTCGGGGTGGTCGGTGTGCGCCACCGCGCGGCGGCGCTCACCGGGCTGACCGTCCTCATCGCGCTCGCCGCCGCCGCGATGCTCCTCGACCCGGCGCAGGGGGCCGGGTCGTGGGAGGTCGTGGCGTGCGTCGCCGTGATGCTGGGAGTGGGCCTGGGGGGACTGGCGTGGATGCTGTCCTCGCTGCAGGCCCCGGCACGGGACACCGGTCCGCGCCGGCGCAGCGTGCTGGCCGCCGCCTCGGGGGTGGCCGCCGTGGGCGCGGTCGGCGCTGCGGCGCGGACGGTCGGGGACCGTTCCGCCGGGCCGCAGTCGCTCGACCTGCCGCAGCCGGCCACGTCGGCGGACCCGGTGCCCTCCGGGGTGAGCTTCGACGTGGACGGCCTCACGCCGCACGTCACGCCCACCGAGGACTTCTACCGCGTCGACACGGCGCTGCAGGTGCCCCAGGTGGACGCACGCGACCACGTCCTGCGCATCACCGGGATGGTCGACCGCCCGCTGGAGCTCACCGTCGGTGACCTGCTGGAGCGCGACCTCGTCGAGCGCCGCATCACCATGACGTGCGTGAGCAACCCGGTCGGTGGTGACCTGCTCGGCACGGCGACCTGGATAGGCATACCGACGCGTGAGCTGCTCGCCGGGGCCGGCGTGCAGGACGGCGCCGACGCGGTCCGCTCGGTGAGCACCGACGGCTTCACCGCCGGCACCCCGCTCGGGGTGCTGACCGACGACCGCGGCGCCCTCGTCGCGCTCGGGATGAACGGCGGTCCGCTGCCGGCCGAGCACGGCTACCCCGTGCGGATGGTGACGCCCGGCCTCTACGGCTACGTGTCCGCCACCAAGTGGCTGACCGAGCTGGAGGTGACGCGCTTCGAGGACTTCACCGCCTACTGGACCGACCGCGGGTATGCCGCGAAGGCCCCGATCAAGCTCTCCTCCCGGATCGACGTGCCCGGCTCCTTCGCCCAGCTGGACGCGGGGGACGTGACCGTCGCGGGGGTCGCCTGGGCGCAGACCGTGGGCGTCGAGCGGGTCGAGGTCCGCGTCGACGAGGGGGAGTGGCACGACGCCGAGCTGGGCGTCGAGGACTCCGACCAGACCTGGCGCGCCTGGCGCTGGGTGTGGCCGGCCGAGCCGGGGAACCACCGGCTCGAGGTCCGCGCGACCGATCGCGCGGGAAAGGTACAGACCTCCCGGCGGGAGCCCATCGCTCCTGACGGGTCAACCGGGTGGCACAGCACGACGGTCACCGTCAGCTGA
- the trmB gene encoding tRNA (guanosine(46)-N7)-methyltransferase TrmB: MTRPDTPSVRSDSGPDTPSVRQDPPKGHQAHGHPAVGPRPLARTRSFTRRGGRMLKDSHQAAWDRYADALVLEVPRPHGADGSTAVHPAYRIDPEQVFGRAAPLVVEIGSGSGDALVHAATTEPGWDFLALEVWRPGIGHALAKMGAEPLTNVRFVEADAALALQSMLPGGSAHEVWTFFPDPWPKNKHHKRRLVAPDFAGTVADLVPPGGLWRLATDWADYADHMRAVLDGHTAWELVSTERAPLRPMTRFERRGIEAGREIADLAYRRV; the protein is encoded by the coding sequence GTGACGCGACCGGACACCCCCTCCGTCCGCTCGGATTCCGGACCCGACACCCCTTCGGTCCGCCAGGACCCGCCGAAGGGGCACCAGGCGCACGGGCACCCTGCCGTCGGTCCACGACCGCTGGCCCGGACCCGCTCCTTCACCCGGCGCGGCGGCCGGATGCTCAAGGACTCCCACCAGGCCGCCTGGGACCGGTATGCCGACGCCCTCGTCCTCGAGGTCCCGCGCCCGCACGGGGCGGACGGGTCGACCGCGGTGCACCCGGCATACCGGATCGACCCGGAGCAGGTCTTCGGTCGTGCCGCGCCCCTGGTCGTCGAGATCGGCTCCGGCTCCGGCGACGCCCTGGTGCACGCCGCGACGACGGAACCGGGGTGGGACTTCCTCGCGCTCGAGGTGTGGCGCCCCGGCATCGGGCACGCGCTGGCCAAGATGGGTGCGGAGCCGCTGACCAACGTGCGCTTCGTCGAGGCCGACGCGGCGCTCGCGCTGCAGAGCATGCTGCCCGGCGGGAGCGCCCACGAGGTGTGGACCTTCTTCCCCGACCCGTGGCCCAAGAACAAGCACCACAAGCGCCGCCTCGTCGCCCCCGACTTCGCCGGCACCGTCGCTGACCTCGTGCCGCCCGGTGGGCTCTGGCGCCTCGCCACCGACTGGGCCGACTACGCCGACCACATGCGCGCGGTGCTGGACGGGCATACCGCGTGGGAGCTGGTCTCCACCGAGCGCGCGCCGCTGCGCCCGATGACCCGCTTCGAGCGGCGGGGGATCGAGGCCGGCCGGGAGATCGCCGACCTGGCCTACCGCCGCGTCTGA
- the ppk2 gene encoding polyphosphate kinase 2, with product MQQRLREYIDTLRVQGYTVRDDQGSDPDLITPDGSAVDTWREDYPYSERMTRDYYEVEKWLLQVELLKFQYWAKDHGSRHVLVFEGRDAAGKGGSIKRFTEHLNPRGARVVALNKPTEVEAGQWYFQRYIQHLPTAGEMVLFDRSWYNRAGVERVMGFCSNAEYDRFMIQAPLFEQMLVEAGVSITKFWFSVTQTEQRTRFAIRQLDPVRQWKLSPMDLESLDRWEAYTEAKEEMFRRTDTDWAPWVTIKSNDKKRARINAMRHFLSQFEYEGKDHDVVLRPDPRLVKRARDSAGD from the coding sequence GTGCAGCAGCGCCTCCGCGAGTACATCGACACCCTGCGGGTGCAGGGGTACACCGTGCGGGACGACCAGGGGTCGGACCCGGACCTCATCACGCCCGACGGCAGCGCGGTCGACACCTGGCGGGAGGACTACCCCTACAGCGAGCGGATGACCCGGGACTACTACGAGGTCGAGAAGTGGCTGCTGCAGGTGGAGCTGCTGAAGTTCCAGTACTGGGCCAAGGACCACGGCAGCCGGCACGTCCTCGTCTTCGAGGGACGCGACGCGGCCGGCAAGGGTGGCTCGATCAAGCGCTTCACCGAGCACCTCAACCCCCGCGGTGCGCGGGTCGTGGCGCTCAACAAGCCGACCGAGGTCGAGGCCGGGCAGTGGTACTTCCAGCGCTACATCCAGCACCTGCCGACCGCCGGCGAGATGGTGCTCTTCGACCGCTCCTGGTACAACCGCGCCGGCGTGGAGCGGGTCATGGGCTTCTGCTCGAACGCGGAGTACGACCGCTTCATGATCCAGGCGCCGCTCTTCGAGCAGATGCTCGTCGAGGCCGGGGTGTCGATCACGAAGTTCTGGTTCTCGGTGACCCAAACCGAGCAGCGCACCCGCTTCGCGATCCGGCAGCTGGACCCGGTGCGGCAGTGGAAGCTCTCCCCCATGGACCTGGAGAGCCTGGACCGGTGGGAGGCCTACACCGAGGCCAAGGAAGAGATGTTCCGCCGGACCGACACCGACTGGGCGCCGTGGGTGACGATCAAGAGCAACGACAAGAAGCGCGCCCGCATCAACGCCATGCGCCACTTCCTGTCGCAGTTCGAGTACGAGGGCAAGGACCACGACGTCGTCCTGCGCCCCGACCCGCGTCTCGTGAAGCGCGCCCGGGACAGCGCCGGCGACTGA
- a CDS encoding DUF3097 domain-containing protein — protein MNDRYGYGTDVLATDWRAPRRGRAREVAADPGMVVEDVDTGWCGAVVGVEKVGGMQVVHLEDRRGRRKGFPLGPGFLLEGAPVVLTAPVDRRAVERLATEREAARRTASGSVRVTDRPARVATGSRIWVEGRHDAELVEKVWGDDLRVEGVVVEMLDGVDDLASLIRSFAPTRDQRLGILVDHLIPGTKETRIVQEAERVSPWVRILGHPYVDVWQSVKPARLGLDAWPVIERGRSWKHGILAELGWAHRTQADVARGWKKILGTVRSYSDLEPTLLASVEELIDFVTVPPPHEE, from the coding sequence GTGAACGACCGCTACGGATACGGCACCGACGTCCTTGCGACCGACTGGCGCGCCCCCCGCCGGGGCCGCGCCCGCGAGGTGGCCGCCGACCCCGGGATGGTCGTGGAGGACGTCGACACCGGCTGGTGCGGTGCCGTCGTCGGCGTGGAGAAGGTCGGCGGTATGCAGGTGGTCCACCTCGAGGACCGCCGCGGCCGGCGCAAGGGCTTCCCACTCGGGCCGGGCTTCCTGCTCGAGGGTGCGCCCGTCGTCCTCACCGCGCCGGTCGACCGGCGGGCGGTCGAGCGCCTGGCCACCGAGCGCGAGGCGGCGAGGCGCACGGCCAGCGGCTCGGTGCGGGTCACCGACCGGCCGGCCCGCGTCGCCACCGGCTCCCGCATCTGGGTGGAGGGCCGCCACGACGCCGAGCTGGTGGAGAAGGTCTGGGGCGACGACCTGCGCGTGGAGGGCGTCGTGGTCGAGATGCTCGACGGGGTCGACGACCTGGCCTCCCTCATCCGCTCGTTCGCGCCGACGCGCGACCAGCGCCTCGGCATCCTCGTCGACCACCTCATCCCCGGCACCAAGGAGACCCGGATCGTGCAGGAGGCGGAGCGGGTCAGCCCGTGGGTGCGCATCCTGGGCCACCCCTACGTCGACGTGTGGCAGTCGGTGAAGCCGGCGCGGCTGGGGCTCGACGCCTGGCCGGTCATCGAGCGCGGGCGCTCGTGGAAGCACGGGATCCTCGCCGAGCTGGGGTGGGCGCACCGGACCCAAGCGGACGTGGCCCGGGGGTGGAAGAAGATCCTGGGCACGGTGCGTTCCTACAGTGACCTGGAACCAACGCTGCTCGCCAGCGTCGAAGAGCTGATCGACTTCGTCACCGTTCCACCACCTCACGAGGAGTGA